A window of the Pungitius pungitius chromosome 3, fPunPun2.1, whole genome shotgun sequence genome harbors these coding sequences:
- the LOC119210201 gene encoding NACHT and WD repeat domain-containing protein 2-like — translation MERPPPKSTCVKLYLCSNPEDSMVERRALRERVFPQLREHCRKTLGLDVRVIDPFESIDPCHWPDEYTRKQLIKECRKSSAGPFLLALVGHQYGAGSLPPRVEVSEYQLLLQESQRAGVSTLELERRYQRDENTVPPSYCLRARNPAAVEEEEARRMKAEEEELRKQFQTAVTRCVHSGVLSPERARGFSRSALDADMRFALDNRPRDDVTGRCLVYVHRVVGAEGGSEERRMKSQPQPQEEAATFDPRTTAVESQLLSELCDNFLPGLITSSQLLVYTTTSKCDCRHGYTKARRRGYAESLCQQVYSDLVVLIDSWSISDVPQPGDALAREQAEQEELCDTLSRLYDVMRPEEEKVRAFVEQSGQQRPLVVTGGPCTGKTVLLAHCARQMRSWLPNCDPVVITYFCNLSINPTPTHLLSCLCYQICVRYHSESSSEQSTSHMDNLNRFTHLRDLNPDCHSASSIRLSGLKERLASLLASMPSAQRPLVLILDGLAHMENNAGPQMAESLPSPLPPSVRLVLSVSSNLLRAIEPPRSPPRCASEGGEGSGYACVQLEPVDRRQCVKMLASLLSGSGRRVTSGQQALVNRALTSCRLTLYARLLHLHASLWRSDSDVTEASLPAGVHSSISALLDHLERKHGSSVASRAVSYLTLSRTGLTEAELADLLSADPGVPWIPQVAVETLLLDLRRFLIRRTVAGSLVLFWVSRHFKLVVAKRCLATREARRQLHSAMADYFGGRLSAQPQRVGANSQLFVFSSSGRENSRKVLELPRHLRESDRCGELERGLLMSLGFHQAMVRAGLLGELVAMLEREEGSSHFVFLKERALLAGILKSCACFLQNSPLHLPSVMETNLLPYLDVFPGLEGYASEIGQERRRRRSGLGVLLCPAQLTVPSIGCLTFDAETEDVSAREAAGTESGIVAEVLDDGTAWVWKGLGCDVVRLSLSSEQKELAFTGIKSSGHFILFSTQCGELLLWDATGPETFLRVATESSRNAASRVEGFVASEKSVFVWWKGESFVSAFDVSGETATHLQCRSAVTCLACSSGGAYVYCGQEEGTVSIFDSGGGFLGACSSSNLNAIKSIILRGDQWEMTCVDRAGGVSLWDVASKRNPPRLVAESSVGGESNDVLNIDYSRGVGTLLMCQSHQVVLWDTCDWELWDQFLAPPGKTFAQALLSRGGRLFLALLDACPFVLVWRVSTGQCVLSLETNRPPRTLLAAPPRGGCVVAVDGGGRATAWDLEMIDAAGAAPKMRLGVREVAVERAGKCFYTSDGSRAVWRWRSDTGLPHASFLHHGAVEKLRLSPDGVHLVTLSAGDIYVWRTGGGQNILRVSGSAATDVLIAPNGNFGVSVSERGTSRVWKLARGSVVCSIHLYLSDAQVSPASTFLIGRRRGDLLAASLWSGSISKRFSRAEGSERVVAFHSLSGHPDFVVVMGASGAVYTWNVSEETLYKHFRLPCGFRCQPRDFQASWDGSHALLSAENEAVHLLDLSRVRLCSFKAGGPVIKVHLDKTGRYVAFAYRVTARAKNCARCPRAEAVLAVVRLADGERVGSVRLANSPSALVVCERRRVFVGFEDGSVGVYSILDVVSGGEESLGRSEKARGRSKRSAFDGIPSCLALASANITWL, via the exons ATGGAGCGTCCTCCTCCAAAATCCACCTGTGTTAAACTCTATCTGTGCTCCAACCCAGAGG ATAGCATGGTGGAGCGCAGAGCTCTGAGAGAGCGTGTTTTCCCCCAACTCAGAGAGCACTGCAGAAAAACCCTGGGGCTGGATGTCAGG GTAATAGACCCATTTGAGTCCATTGATCCATGTCATTGGCCAGATGAATACACCAGAAAGCAGCTGATAAAAGAATGCAGAAAAAGCTCTGCGGGACCTTTTTTGCTG GCCCTGGTAGGACACCAGTACGGCGCAGGCAGCCTGCCCCCCCGGGTGGAGGTGTCAGagtaccagctgctgctgcaggagagccAGCGAGCGGGCGTCAGCACCCTGGAGCTGGAGAGACGGTACCAGAGGGACGAGAACACCGTCCCTCCCTCCTACTGCCTGAGAGCTCGAAAC CCGGCAGCggttgaagaggaagaggcgaGGAGAATGAAGGCTGAAGAAGAGGAGTTGAGGAAGCAGTTCCAGACCGCCGTGACGCGTTGTGTCCACAGCGGTGTTCTGAGCCCAGAGAGAGCTCGGGGCTTCTCCCGATCCG CCCTCGACGCAGATATGAGATTTGCTTTGGACAACCGTCCTCGTGATGACGTCACCGGACGCTGCCTGGTGTACGTCCACAGGGTCGTCGGCGCAGAAGGAGGGTCAGAGGAGAGACGGATGAAGTCACAACCTCAGCCGCAGGAAGAG GCCGCTACGTTTGACCCAAGGACAACGGCCGTTGAGTCACAGTTATTGTCGGAGCTTTGTGACAACTTCCTCCCTGGGCTCATCACTTCCTCTCAGCTTCTAGTCTACACCACCACCTCAAAGTGTGACTGTCGCCATGGTTACACCAAAGCCCGGAGGCGAGGCTATGCCGAGTCTTTATGCCAGCAGGTCTACTCTGACCTTGTGgtgttgattgacagctggagCATCTCAGATGTCCCTCAGCCCGGTGACGCCCTGGCCAGAGAGCAGgcagagcaggaggagctgtGTGACACCTTGTCCCGACTTTATGACGTCATGAggccagaggaggaaaag GTCAGAGCCTTTGTGGAGCAGAGTGGACAACAGCGCCCACTTGTGGTGACAGGAGGACCGTGCACAGGGAAGACGGTTCTGCTTGCACACTGCGCTCGACAG ATGAGATCATGGCTACCAAACTGTGATCCTGTGGTGATCACGTATTTttgcaacctgtcaatcaacccTACGCCGACGCACCTGCTGTCGTGCCTTTGTTACCAAATTTGCGTTCGATATCACAGCGAATCCTCCTCTGAACAGAGTACCAGCCACATGGACAACCTCAACCGGTTCACTCACCTCCGGGACTTGAATCCCGACTGTCACTCCGCATCCAGCATTCGTTTGTCCGGGCTAAAAGAGCGTCTCGCGTCCCTCCTCGCCTCCATGCCCTCGGCCCAACGACCTCTAGTTCTAATCCTCGACGGCCTGGCTCACATGGAAAACAACGCGGGCCCTCAGATGGCGGAGAGCCTCccgtctcccctccctcccagcgTCAGACTCGTCCTCTCGGTGTCCTCCAACCTCCTGCGAGCCATCGAGCCACCGCGGAGCCCCCCCCGGTGTGCGTCAGAGGGCGGGGAGGGGTCGGGCTACGCGTGCGTTCAGCTGGAGCCGGTGGACAGGAGGCAGTGCGTGAAGATGTTGGCGTCGCTGCTGAGCGGCTCCGGGAGGAGGGTGACATCGGGACAACAGGCGCTGGTGAACCGGGCCCTGACCTCCTGTCGTCTGACTCTCTACGCTCGACTCCTGCACCTACACGCGTCGCTGTGGCGCTCTG ATTCAGATGTGACCGAGGCGTCTCTCCCTGCGGGCGTCCACTCGTCCATTTCCGCGCTGCTCGATCACCTCGAGCGGAAACACGGCTCCTCCGTCGCCTCTCGCGCCGTCTCCTACCTCACCCTCTCTCGGACGGGGCTCACCGAGGCCGAGCTCGCCGACCTGCTGTCCGCCGACCCCGGAGTCCCGTGGATCCCGCAGGTCGCCGTGGAGACCCTCTTGTTGGATCTGAGGAGGTTCCTCATCAGGAGGACGGTGGCAGGGTCACTCGTTTTGTTCTGGGTGAGCAGGCATTTCAAGCTGGTGGTGGCTAAGAGGTGTTTGGCCACCCGCGAGGCCAGGAGGCAGCTGCACTCGGCCATGGCGGACTACTTCGGTGGCCGGTTGTCCGCGCAGCCGCAGCGCGTGGGAGCCAACAGCCagctgtttgtcttctcctcttctggCCGGGAGAACTCGAGGAAGGTCCTAGAACTGCCGCGTCACCTGCGAGAAAGCGACCGATGCGGGGAGCTGGAGCGTGGGCTGCTGATGTCTTTGGGGTTCCACCAGGCAATGGTTCGAGCAGGACTCCTGGGAGAGCTGGTAGCCAtgttggagagagaggaggggtcaTCCCACTTTGTCTTTTTGAAGGAACGAGCCCTCCTGGCAGGCATACTGAAGTCCTGCGCTTGCTTTCTGCAGAACTCACCCCTGCACCTGCCCTCTGTGATGGAGACAAACCTCCTGCCTTATCTGGACGTCTTTCCTGGGCTCGAAGGTTATGCCAGTGAGATCggacaagagaggaggaggaggagaagcggaTTGGGAGTGTTGCTCTGCCCGGCTCAGTTAACCGTCCCCTCCATCGGGTGTCTAACATTTGACGCCGAAACCGAGGACGTCTCGGCCAGAGAAGCCGCTGGGACAGAGTCGGGGATTGTAGCGGAGGTCCTGGACGATGGCACGGCTTGGGTTTGGAAAGGCCTCGGGTGTGACGTGGTCAGGCTGTCACTGAGCTCCGAGCAGAAGGAGCTGGCATTTACTGGCATCAAAAGCAGCGGCCATTTCATATTGTTTTCCACGCAATGCGGCGAGCTCCTCCTGTGGGACGCGACGGGCCCAGAAACGTTCCTGCGGGTCGCGACCGAGTCGAGCCGGAACGCGGCAAGCCGAGTCGAGGGGTTCGTTGCATCTGAGAAAAGCGTTTTCGTGTGGTGGAAAGGGGAGAGTTTCGTGAGCGCGTTCGATGTCTCCGGTGAGACCGCGACACATCTCCAGTGTCGGAGCGCCGTGACCTGCTTGGCCTGCTCCTCCGGTGGCGCTTACGTGTACTGCGGGCAGGAGGAAGGCACGGTGTCCATATTTGACAGCGGCGGCGGCTTCCTGGGCGCTTGCTCGAGCTCAAACCTCAACGCGATTAAGTCAATAATCCTGCGTGGCGATCAGTGGGAAATGACCTGCGTGGACAGGGCGGGAGGTGTGAGCCTATGGGATGTGGCGTCCAAACGGAACCCACCCAGACTTGTCGCAGAAAGCTCCGTTGGGGGGGAATCGAACGACGTCCTCAATATCGACTACTCACGCGGCGTTGGCACCTTGTTGATGTGTCAATCCCACCAGGTCGTGCTGTGGGACACGTGTGACTGGGAGCTGTGGGACCAGTTCCTCGCTCCGCCGGGGAAGACCTTCGCTCAAGCTCTGCTCTCCCGAGGTGGCCGCCTTTTCCTGGCGTTGTTGGACGCCTGTCCCTTCGTCCTGGTGTGGAGGGTCAGCACGGGACAGTGTGTTCTCTCCTTGGAAACCAACCGGCCGCCCCGCACGCTCCTCGCCGCGCCCCCGCGCGGCGGCTGCGTCGTCGCTGTCGACGGCGGCGGCCGGGCGACGGCGTGGGACCTCGAGATGATCGACGCCGCGGGCGCGGCCCCGAAGATGCGCCTCGGAGTGAGAGAGGTCGCGGTTGAGCGGGCGGGGAAGTGCTTCTACACCTCCGACGGGTCGCGCGCCGTGTGGAGATGGAGATCGGACACCGGGCTCCCGCACGCCAGCTTCCTACACCACGGAGCCGTGGAGAAACTCCGTCTCTCCCCGGACGGCGTTCACCTGGTGACGCTCTCGGCGGGGGACATTTACGTCTGGCGGACAGGCGGCGGCCAGAACATCCTGCGCGTGAGCGGCAGCGCGGCGACGGACGTCCTGATCGCCCCCAACGGCAACTTCGGGGTCAGCGTGTCCGAGCGAGGGACGTCCCGCGTCTGGAAGCTGGCGCGCGGGAGCGTGGTGTGCAGCATACACCTGTACCTGTCCGACGCCCAGGTGTCGCCGGCGAGCACCTTCCTCATCGGCCGTCGCCGCGGAGACCTGTTGGCCGCCAGTCTGTGGTCGGGCTCCATCAGCAAGCGCTTCTCCCGCGCCGAGGGCTCGGAGCGCGTGGTCGCCTTCCACTCGCTCTCGGGGCACCCGGACTTCGTGGTGGTGATGGGCGCCTCGGGGGCCGTGTACACCTGGAACGTGTCGGAGGAGACGCTGTACAAGCACTTCCGGCTGCCGTGCGGGTTCCGCTGTCAGCCGCGAGACTTCCAGGCGTCCTGGGACGGGAGCCACGCCCTGCTGTCCGCCGAGAACGAGGCCGTCCACCTCCTGGACTTATCCCGGGTCAGACTGTGCTCATTCAAGGCCGGCGGGCCAGTCATTAAAGTCCATTTGGACAAAACCGGACGCTACGTTGCCTTCGCGTACCGCGTCACCGCCCGCGCGAAAAACTGCGCCCGCTGCCCGCGGGCGGAGGCCGTCCTCGCCGTTGTCCGACTGGCGGACGGGGAGAGG